In Mauremys reevesii isolate NIE-2019 linkage group 14, ASM1616193v1, whole genome shotgun sequence, a single window of DNA contains:
- the LOC120381561 gene encoding uncharacterized protein LOC120381561, protein MAGFCRIWIPEFGLWAKPLYECVKGMDHDPFHWSSEADKAFKVLKRKLMEAPALGLPDLSKPFQLYVHERKGVALGVLTQLLGTWKRPVTYFSKQLDQVAKGWPACLRAVTATALVLGEAEKLTLGGTVQVYTPHMVQALLDTKGGLWLTQARVARYQAKLLENPEVTLQTCPSLNPATMLPETEEQEHDCLEIIDAQYSSRPDLKDQPLSNADCEWYTDGSSAVIDGQRRAGYAVVTLYDTVEAESLPAETSAQLAELVALTRALELAKDKRVNIFTDSKYAFGVLHAHAGLWKQRGMLTAQGSPVKHGTQILRLLEAVQLLRGSSGALQSSSTRRPGRSQGPRQGRQGSQAGCHPGTIGS, encoded by the coding sequence atggcaggctttTGCAGAATATGGATCCCAGAGTTTGGACTGTGGGCTAAGCCCTTGTATGAATGTGTTAAGGGAATGGATCACGACCCCTTTCACTGGTCCTCAGAAGCTGACAAGGCATTTAAAGTATTAAAGAGAAAGCTAATGGAAGCCCCGGCACTCGGCCTGCCTGACCTTTCTAAGCCGTTTCAACTGTATGTGCATGAAAGAAAAGGAGTAGCCCTGGGAGTGCTTACTCAATTATTAGGCACTTGGAAACGTCCTGTGACATATTTCTCTAAACAACTGGATCAAGTTGCCAAGGGGTGGCCAGCTTGCTTGCGAGCTGTCACGGCAACTGCCCTAGTGCttggtgaagcagagaaactgactttgggggggactgtgcaggtgtatacccctcatatggttcaagccctgctggacactaagggtggtctctggctcacgcaggctcgggtagctcggtaccaggctaaactcctagaaaatcctgaagttaccctgcagacctgcccctccctcaacccagccactatgttaccagaaacagaggagcaggaacatgacTGTTTAGAAATCATAGATGCCCAGTACTCCAGCCGTCCAGATTTAAAAGATCAACCGCTCTCAAATGCAGACTGTGAGTGGTATACTGATGGAAGCAGTGCTGTCATAGATGGGCAAAGGAGGGCGGGCTATGCTGTTGTGACCCTCTACGATACAGTGGAAGCAGAGAGTTTACCTGCTGAAACATCTGCCCAGCTTGCTGAACTAGTAGCATTAACCCGTGCACTTGAACTGGCAAAAGACAAACGGGTTAATATTTTTACTGACTCAAAATATGCTTTTGGGGTATTGCATGCTCACGCTGGTCTGTGGAAACAAAGGGGAATGCTTACAGCTCAGGGGTCCCCGGTCAAGCATGGGACAcagattctccggcttctggaagCGGTGCAGCTCCTCAGAGGTAGCAGTGGTGCACTGCAAAGCTCATCAACGAGAAGACCAGGACGTAGCCAAGGGCCACGCCAGGGCCGACAGGGAAGCCAAGCGGGCTGCCACCCTGGAACCATTGGAAGCTGA